The Oncorhynchus clarkii lewisi isolate Uvic-CL-2024 chromosome 20, UVic_Ocla_1.0, whole genome shotgun sequence nucleotide sequence GTCAGTGTTGATGGATGAGTTCTGGTTGGATGAATCTttgaacatattccaatcagtaTTCTCAAAACACTCCTGCAGCATTGAGTCTGCCTCTTCTGTCCAGGCCCTCACTATTCTCTGTGTTAGTGGCTCCCTCTTGAGTTTCTGCTTGTAGGAACAGAGAGACGTGATCTGATTGGCCGAAGTGGGTCTGGGGGACGGTTTTGTATGCATCGCAGATGTTTGTGTACACATGGTCCAGCACATTGTttcctcatcaaatcaaattatattggtcacatacacatatttagctaatgttattgcgggtgtagcgaaatgcttgtgttcctagctccaacagtgcactagtatctaacaattcacaactatacacacaaatctaaaagtaaaagaatggaattaagaaatatataaatattagattgagcaatgtcagAGGCACCTTTATTGACCTCGCCCTCTGGATGGCAGCGGGGTAAACAggccgtggcttgggtggttgatgttcttgatgatcttcttggccttcctgtgacatcgggtgctgtagatgtcctggagggcaggtagtttgcccccggtgatgcattgggcagaccacaccatcctctggagagcccttcggttgtgggcggtgcagttgccgtaccaggcggtgatttcCCACAAAAGCTACTGACTTTCTGTGGCTTTACACTGCACAGTACTACTCAATTCCTAATTTTATTATGCTTTTGGTTTGGCCCGGTCCTCAGAGGCCATGGTTTGTGAAGGGGAAAAAAGTTGAGTAACGCTTGAAAGGAAAATGAAGCAATAACTTCTAAGTACAGTCATATTTAACATGGTAAATTCACATAAAGTATATAgaaaattatgtttttcaaatggAGAACGTTTCTATTGCAAGGTGATGAGATGTGTATCTCAAGTGTGAACTGTTTCTCAAAACTAGTGATAATTGGTAATGGTCATATTGGGCTCAATTTGGTGAGTTCAAAGACAACTTTGGTAGTATTACAAACTTTGAAACAACTGGTTTCTAGTAGGCTACATAATTAGAAAAGGCCTGTTTCTCTGAACCTCAGGCAGTAGGCTTGAGAACACCGTTCCCTCACCAGTCAAAGGCAGACAGACTCTGACCAGCAGCAGCAACCTATCCTcattatttacagtgcattcggaaagtattcagaccccttcactttttccacattttgttacgttaacaacaatattctaaaatggatgaaaaaaaaaaagatcctcaatctacccacaataccccataatgacatcatgaagaggtttttagaaatatttgcaaataaaACAGATTTAGGGGATATGAATGCACCAAGATTGAattgtttggcctgaatgccaagtgtcacgtctggaggagacCAGGCACCGTTCATCACCTGGCCAGTcaagatcaagggaaagatgaatgaagcaaagtacagagagatccttgatgaaaacctgctccagcgcgctcaggacctaagactgggggcgaaggttcaccttccaacaggacaacgaccctaagcacccaGCCAAGacgatgcaggagtggcttcaggacaagtctctgaatgtccttgggtggcccagccagagccgggcttgaacccgatcaaacttctctggagagacctgaaaatagctgtgcagcgacgctccccatccaacctgacagagcttgagagtatctgctgagaagaatgggagaaactccccaaatacaggtgtgacaagcttgtagtgtcatattgaagacgactcgaggctgtaaaaggctgtaatcgctgccaaaggtgcttcaacaaactactgagtaaagggtctgaatacttaagtaaatgtgatacgtttatatatatatatatatatacacacatttactaaaaaaaaatctaaaaacctgtttctgctttgtcattatggggtattatgtgtagattgatgaggggggaaaaaaacgattttatacattttataagactgttaacataacaaaatgtggaaaaggtgaaggggtctgaatactttccgaatgcactttgtTTTAGAAAACACATTTGAAAGCCAAAATTGAGGAGGGAAAGCACTCAATGTTTATGCGACCTAATAATCAACCCCTAAAAATACTTCCAGAACAacctttatatatttattttcaattGAGAAAATCTACAAAAGAAATCACCCCACCCTACTCGTCATTGATAGGGATGTGACATTGATAGGGATGTGACATTGATAGGGATGTGACATTGATAGGGATGTGACATTGATAGGGATGTGACATTGATAGGGATGTGACATTGATAGGGATGTGACATTGCACAGCAGAAAGCTGGTTTATTTCTTTATTATCTGATTTATTCTTGATTTCAATATGGAAGGGAAACCTGGTGTTTGTATATACCGTGTCTTGATGAGTAAAATGTATTCTCATACTCATGTTGACCCTGGAACCCCCAAAAATATCTAAAACAAAGCTGCACTGCTATGGCTAACCAAAAAGGACTggttttgaaagttggatcatcAAATCCATTGAGGCTTTAAACGTTTTCTTAaactataattttttttttttacatttaaagcAACTGGGAAATGtccatggcaggcattgttgtTACACattgggagagagagtcagctttggcagtgcctCTTTGACACAGAGAAGAGTCTCGGAAGTGACCTGTCTTGAAGCccgactggttagggtcaagaagatcattctgagagagataacgagaaagTTAATCAGAGGCAGCACACAAGtgtttttggaaagaaaagaaagatgaGTCgggagtgttggtttcttgaggagggggaaactctggccattttgaagtcagaggggggACAGCCAGtcgtcagggatgagttgatgagggaagtgagaaggtctccagagatggtctggagaggGGATGGGGTCGAGCGGGCAGGTTGTTGGGCGGCCAGACCTCACTAGTCGCAGGATGTCAcctgaagagagaggggagaaagaggtctcTGCTTCAAGATATCGCTGCTTCATTCACATTGAAGGCTTAATGTGCTTTTGTTTTGAATTCAGGATTCAGATTTGGGAACAGACTGTAATGACAACCTCTCAGAAAGCAAGGTAATCTACCCTGAAAGGGTTGTCTCTGTTGTCTGGAACTTCTAGTGACGGTTAGTGTTAGTTTATTAACTCCCTCTGTATCTGATGTAGGAAAAAACTGGGATTTTGGGACTCACTGGGATTTTCAAAAGGTCTCCAAGACCATCGCCAAAGCCATCCCCACGCTTCACTGTTGATAAGGTAGTAAAGTTGTCACTCTCTGGTGTTCTTTGTAACAGTATCAATGTACAATCAAACAAATGTTTATAGTAACCCTGTGCTCTAAATATGTCAGGACCCTCTTACTGAGTACAGGGAACTCTCTGCCAGCAATGACAGCCTCTCAGACTTCACCACAATTAAGGTAAGATTTTGTATACTTACATTTacgtataaatacatttgatttcataTAATTATGTTTTAGAAAATGACTATTTTTGTTGTAGGAAAATCTCTCTGCACAAAGAGAACTCTCAGCCAGCAATGGTAGTTTTTCCGACACTACAACCACCAGCAAAGTGAGTCTTGCACCTTATTTTACCTACACTTGCCTTTATCATCACTTTGTTAACCCACCAATGTGCCTTGTATGTTTACTGAGTATGTATTTTTGACACAGGAGAAAAAAGGAGGGTTTGCAGGAATCTTCAGGAGAACTCCAAAGCCTTTAGAGCAACAGGTAATGACAGTCATGTAACATGAGCATTAGCATGTAGCATTAGCAACTGTAGCCAACTGATACATGTTACTATGCAGTTTACACCCAGAACAGAAAACAATGTACACAACTGATACATGTTACTATGCAGTTTACACCCAGAACAGAAAACAATGTACACAACTGATACATGTTACTATGCAGTTTACACCCAGAACAGAAAACAATGTACACAACTGATACATGTTACTATGCAGTTTACACCCAGAACAGAAAACAATGTACACAACTGATACATGTTACTATGCAGTTTACACCCAGAACAGAAAACAATGTACACAACTGATACATGTTACTATGCAGTTTACACCCAGAACAGAAAACAATGTACACAACTGATACATGTTACTATGCAGATTACACCCAGAACAGAAAACAATGTACACAACTGATACATGTTACTATGCAGTTTACACCCAGAACAGAAAACAATGTACACAACTGATACATGTTACTATGCAGTTTACACCCAGAACAGAAAACAATGTACACAACTGATACATGTTACTATGCAGTTTACACCCAGAACAGAAAACAATGTACACAACTGATACATGTTACTATGCAGTTTACACCCAGAACAGAAAACAATGTACACAACTGATACATGTTACTATGCAGTTTACACCCAGAACAGAAAACAATGGACACAACATGTCATGTTTACACgtcctatctttctctctctattagGACAGTATGGACACAGAGCCACCTGTGAGAGGTAGTCAGCTGAAGCGCCGGAGAACAATCAAGAAGAAGAGATGGGTGAGTGATCAGTTATTTAGGTGAATCGACCCATGATTGACCTAAGATTTCAGAGATTTCACTCACGTCGCTACTCAATACAATTACTTGTCTGGTCCCAGTTGGTTTTGAGGCCATACTTTTGTTATGTACTATGAATGATTTTGTTATTTTCATGTTGAATATTAAATCAAATTTGCTTCTCAGGTTGTGTCATTCCAAGTGAAAAGAACTCTCCCGACGATTCCAAAACGTACTGCTGCTCGGGTATTGCTATTTCTTCTTACATTCCTCAACCCCTCCAACTCAGTCCATCACTTAATGCCCCTCTATGTAAAATAGTTTGTAATACAGTAGTAGTAAAATACTTGCTGTGGTTTTCTGATTTCTCCCTCAGGACTCTGATAAGGAGCCTATCATTGAGGAGGCTGTGGAGCTGCAAGGGCTGGCCCCACTGCAGGTCAGCTATAGAACATGTGTATCATGCACACTGGTGCTTTATATGTTGCCTGTGTCCAGTGGtctgatgtgtgtctgtctgttccaggAGAACACAGTGGAGATCCAGCCTGTGGAAATGGCAGCATACCCCACTGATGGAGTCAACCTTTTGGAGTCTGAAGaggtatctgtgtgtctgtctgtctctcggtatCTGTCACTCATTCACACTCTCTGATTTGGAGATGACTCTGACATGTTTTCTCATTGTTGTTTCTTTTTCAGGAGAGTGACGGCCTGTTGGACTGGTGGAGATCAGTCGAAGGTGTGTTTCCACCTAAAACTATTTCTGTATGTCTGCGTGCATTTAAGTGGCTGAGGGAATATTTATGTGCTGGTGAATGAATGTGTTGAAGTGTGACGACTCTTGTGTTGTGGGTTACCAGGTTGGGAGCAATGGAATGAAACATCCCATTTCCAAGAGGATGAAGCAGATATGTGAGTCATTCATCTCTGTGCCTTACGTTCAAGTTCAAAACGTTATTGTCCATCTTCTGTTGACATGGAAAGTTCATTTTAAAAcgcctctgtccctccctctttccctccctcaggGCGGTGGAGCAGGTGGCTGACCGTGTGTTCATGGCGGCTCGGCTGTTTGTGCGTCTCTTCAACCAGCGGGGAGCGTCACTGCAGGGCCGTATCCTGGAGCTGCTGGCCCAGGCTGACGCTGCCGACCAGTTCCACAAGAGGACGGTGACGGCCGCTGTAGGGGGTGGCGTGGCCAGCGTGTGTGGCAGTGTGGCCACCATCACCGGCCTCATCCTTGCCCCCTTCACCTTCGGAGCCTCCATCATCGTCACCGCTGTAGGCATCTCCGTGGCGACCGCTGGAAGCATCGCCTCGGCAACGGCCAACATCACTGATACAGTGCACTCCAACATGGACTGTAAGAAAGTGGAGAAGATGATTCAGGGCTACCAGGAGGAGATCAAGGACATCAGGGAGTGTATGGAGTTTGTACAGGTGGGTtactgttctttctctctcgcttacTCACTAACGGGCACACGCATGCATATTCACATCctgtatacacatacacactcctccccctctgtccctcacgtgtcctttctctctgtgtgtctgcaggaAGGTATGGAAGCTCTGCAAGAGGGGAACTTTGAAAAGTACACTGAGAGTGCAACCAAGAAGGCTCTGAACCACAACATTAAGCACGTGATGAAGGAGGGGGGGCGGGCCGGAAAGAAACTGATGATCAACACAGACAAGCTCATCAGCACCGTGCAGGTTCTAGGCGTGGCAGGGGGGGCCGCCAAAGCAGTTAAGGCCATCAGCGTTACCACGGGCGTCATGTCCGCTCTCTTCCTCGCACTTGACGTCTTCTTCCTCGCCAAGGATTCCCATGAGCTGCGCAAGGGCGCCAAGACAAAGTTCGCCTCCGAGATCCGAGAGATGTGCAAGGACCTGCAGGACGGGCTACTGGAGCTGAACAAGGTGAAAACCCAGCTGCAGAAAACCATGGATGGGATCGAGCTGGAAGAgtacgaggaggaggaggaagtggaggtggAAGTGGAtgatgacctggagtcagaccCAGTTAAACTCGCTCAGCTGGAGCAAGAGCTGGACCAGTTAGAGGAGAAGTTGGACAAGAAGGTCCAGGaggaacagaaatggaataaaaGCAAGGAGGAGGCAGCTAAGAGTGAGGAAAGGGAAATGAAGGAGGAGAAGAATAGTACAAAGAAGGATAGTAATAAAGAGGAGGGAAAGAAGGCGAGACCTAAAAGTAAAACAATCGAGTTGGGTGAGACTGAGAAagtggagatggagaaagagcgGATGACTGAGAGGGGAGACACTAGTGGTAGTGTGAAAGGTGATACTAGCAGCGTTCAGAATAAAAAAGGGTCAGAGAAAGGGAAAAAGAAAGATAAAGGAATGGAGAGTAGAAACACCAATGAAAAAGGAAATGTTGAGGGCAAAAAAGAGAAAGGAAATGATAGAGGCAGTACGAATGAGGAGGGTGAAGAAAAGGcaagagagactgaaaaacaaagaGGTAGAGGCAAGAAAAATGAGCTGGCTGATACAAACAAAGGGATTTCAAATGAAAATGTAGAGTCTGAAAGGGGGAAGAGTG carries:
- the LOC139376243 gene encoding uncharacterized protein isoform X4 → MNALHYYVTYVHIQVLIGQHIYLTSQIVLNSIFFDTQRPKRHTIEIVVENETEQMNKETDQQSLHSELSASNDSLSDTNNPKAKGGLFSGILKKSPKAPREGTLAEALHGEHSGSNDSLSKNNSKEKGGIFSGMFIKSPKPAADASQPEDKGSLQGDLSASNDSLADNSNPKGKKGLFSGILKKTPKSSGDETPAQDNLATCSELSVSNNSLSDTNNTTEKGSLFSVMFKKSPIPADEGSQQEEERGKFSGMFRKSPKPADEGCQPEEDKRSLHSELSASNDSLFDNSNPKGKGIFSGMFKKAPKTAEASQPEEDSDLGTDCNDNLSESKEKTGILGLTGIFKRSPRPSPKPSPRFTVDKDPLTEYRELSASNDSLSDFTTIKENLSAQRELSASNGSFSDTTTTSKEKKGGFAGIFRRTPKPLEQQDSMDTEPPVRGSQLKRRRTIKKKRWVVSFQVKRTLPTIPKRTAARDSDKEPIIEEAVELQGLAPLQENTVEIQPVEMAAYPTDGVNLLESEEESDGLLDWWRSVEGWEQWNETSHFQEDEADMAVEQVADRVFMAARLFVRLFNQRGASLQGRILELLAQADAADQFHKRTVTAAVGGGVASVCGSVATITGLILAPFTFGASIIVTAVGISVATAGSIASATANITDTVHSNMDCKKVEKMIQGYQEEIKDIRECMEFVQEGMEALQEGNFEKYTESATKKALNHNIKHVMKEGGRAGKKLMINTDKLISTVQVLGVAGGAAKAVKAISVTTGVMSALFLALDVFFLAKDSHELRKGAKTKFASEIREMCKDLQDGLLELNKVKTQLQKTMDGIELEEYEEEEEVEVEVDDDLESDPVKLAQLEQELDQLEEKLDKKVQEEQKWNKSKEEAAKSEEREMKEEKNSTKKDSNKEEGKKARPKSKTIELGETEKVEMEKERMTERGDTSGSVKGDTSSVQNKKGSEKGKKKDKGMESRNTNEKGNVEGKKEKGNDRGSTNEEGEEKARETEKQRGRGKKNELADTNKGISNENVESERGKSERLKEQKVAGWETKMRVRETSERGNASRHSSKTDNEQIPKRSPRERGSRDEIPAIAPGRRRSKDLKCGSITETGEMERTSKTERGGVERGVRNWRAEMDRGSQDKHSVDLKGDSERGKTKEESEVKRTSGVERGTAKGTSKEEGVMERMSRRENKDRELGCKRERAEEKRGSKIEKMQRKFESGREGGIRNEDEEVHQSKRDRKEGDVERKRGDGDAEQKPLRQGAHPRSKDICQFYI